One Ranitomeya variabilis isolate aRanVar5 chromosome 4, aRanVar5.hap1, whole genome shotgun sequence genomic window, ggttttttgctgaccatataagtcatcttactattttctgctattagtcagtgggcctctctttgctaaaatctagttcattcttacgtttgtcttttcttcttacctcaccgttattatttgttgggggcttgtattactttggggtcttttctctggaggcaagagaggtcttattttccctgatagggttagttagttctccggctggcgcgagacgtctaggatcaacgtaggcacgttccccggctactgttagtgtttgtgctaggatcagatatatggtcagcctagttaccacgtccctatgagctggtatttatgtttgcagacttttgctgtaatctctgagatccttgccattgggatcataacatttgtcctcaactgaataaagctgagcttcaaccttctacctctcattaagtgctgtgtttttaaaaattggtggttagggcctactaacggtgtctgcccctccctggtgtttgccctcaactgaataaagctgagcttccaccttctggctttcggcctatagtatcagatattaaactgcatttggccttcaactttggttacggcctactaacggtgtctgcccctgcctggtgtttgtcctcaactgaataaagctgagcttcaaccttctggctctcattaagtgctgtgtttttaaaaattggtggttagggcctactaacggtgtctgcccctccctggtgtttgccctcaactgaataaagctgagcttcagtcttaggcttttggcctaaagtatcagatattaaactgcatttggcctattagtgtgtttgggcccttaaaacagtgtctgctgctcctgggcttgctactccactgaacaaagcaatgccgcctgtttagtcctgttaccaattttgaactgcatttagcctactttattctttggccctatatctgtttcctcctcatcctgcccattgcccagccactgctagatgagtctgctggtacattgacctagaccactacattccctttgcactctacacagccagaatctgaccctgctgaaagtaaggttccccttcccgcatgttataccaccttacacagggacaaagaggaaggtgcagatgaaagtgcaggttccttcatcaggtggggggggggcatactcgttggcgacgtcattggcacagggcccctcagagtacgcaaaagtatcgctgctggtgggaggcgcccccgccgtacaaacacaccactgtactttgaggggccctgtgccagtgccaatgcgaacaagtgtgcccccctgcttgctcaggatcacagcacttgcaacgtttaaatacttacctctccctgctccaccgccgtgacgtagtccacgattcctgggcccactaaaatcttgaaccagccctaccccccacaacttttgccaaatgacccaagttccattgaacaactattattataaagttaattaagattgacaagcttcagaaacaagaatggatgtttttggcattaaaatgggcactgtaggtgttttcctggcctccactcactgccgactatgcttccccattgacttgcattgggtttcgtgtttcggtcgatccccgactttaagcgataatcggccgactgcactcgactcgactctggacaaagtcgggtttcacaaaacccgactcgatctttaaaaaatgaaagtcgctcaaccctacccagcaCGGATCGGGGTGAGTGCCCACGCCAAATGGAAACAAGAGGAGGAATGATCCAGCTGAAGGCAGAGGCGGCTCAAACTTTataaaggcctggcggcctcgaccaatcagagacgcgggatttccaggacagacagacagacagaaagacagacagacagaaagacagacagacagacagacagacggaaaaacccttagacaattatatatatagatatactgctcaaaaaaataaaggaaatgcttaaacaacagaatataactacaagtaaatcaaacttctgtgaaatcaaactgcccacttacgaagcaacactgtttgacaatcaatttcacgtgctgttgtgcaaatggaatagacaacagatggaaattattggcaattatcaaggcacactaaataaaggagtggttctgcaggtggggaccacagaccacatctcagtaccaatgctttctggctgatgctttagtcacttttgaatgttggttgttctttcacactcgtggtagcatgaaacggactccacaacctacacaagtggctcgggtagtgcagctcatccaggatggcacatcaatgtgagctgtggcaagaaggtttgctgtgtctgtcagcgtagtgtccagaggctggaggcactactaggatacaggccagtacaccaggagatgtggaggggccgtaggaaagcaacatcccagcagcaggaccgctacctcagcctttgtgcaaggaggaacaggaggagcactgccagagccctgcaaaatgacctccagcaggccacaaatgtgcacgtgtctgcacaaacagttagaaaccgactccatgaggatggtctgagtgcccaacgtccacagatgggggttgtgctcacagaccaacaccgtgcagggcgattgacatttgccacagaacaccaggattggcaaattcgccactggcgccctgtgctatttacagatgaaagcaggttcacactgagcacatgtgaccaacgtgacagagtctggagattacatggagagagatctgctgcctgcagcatccttcagcatgaccggtttggcagtgggtcagtaatggtgtggggtggcatttctttggagggccgcacagccctccatgtgctcatctaggtagcctgactgccattaagtaccgagatgagatcctcagaccccttgtgagaccatatgctggtgcggttgtccctgggttcctcctaatgcagagtcctggtcgttgcagtattgtcgctcttccacctgggggagtgatggtacgtctgttgGTActaaaaagagttcacctgaccaggtatcacagtcacacacaacacttcacactccggccaccagggggagcaaaaggttctatctattaggccactccccacaggTAAAatggggggttggataggaagttagtcagaaagctgctgggtgagacccagagaagacctgtcaggcagacagggagagaaggaggaacatctgagctgcagacagaggtccctgtcaggggtgggatcctgacagagacttagcaagagatagaacgttacggagctgcgcctgcacctcattgcggcagcatcctaagaaatgaCAAGAAGCGGagtgtattgtggagaagtgagaaacgagatcacagcacaaggagataataccaggaggagtcctgccttaagatcggcaacatccttctgaggcacgtagccggtggccggaactccgagggagtaataggctctacgcattacttcaaacaacagcaggacagttaattccaagttggctgcccaacctttaacctaatgaagacaacggaggcaaattgtgggagaggggcatctctagggtccctataaaatagctccaggcctaccccgtcatacgggtcgtcctatccatatcatctgggggacgtagagagagagaatatcagaaacatacacgacagttgtgaggactatcccgtggtgctcagcagggaagtactacaacacacaggcgctagtaggaaggctactgatttccacctgcaaagggaactctggatgtgccttcggaccggccagattcagccagccctgttagcagtgctctggattgtggacgctgaagtctacaataaaaggtaaagagactgcaatcctgtgtcctcgttatttactgcggcctacactattatcatctaccttactgggaagccctggggacatacttcacctgtgggaaggtacaccatccagctgccataacatcactccagtggacccctagcagcgtcggtcattctgaccgaataccacaggtggcgtcacgaacacttgacaaactactcctttaattgagcgccccttagcagggccacggaccggatcgggccaccgtgacatccccagaaccgagacagagggacccggtaccgagtaccccactgccctgcgcctgggggcgatccacaggacaatgccagacatgatgtggctggagtgtgtcagcagttcctacaagatgaaggcattgaagctatgggctggcctgcccgttccccagacctgaatccatttgaacacatctgggacatcatgtcttgcacaatccaccaacgtcatgttgcaccacagactgtccaggaattggcagatgctttatttaattattattattattatattaattaattatttaatccagacctccatgggatattcattttgatttacattgatcatttttaggttttattgttctcaacgcattctattatgtaatgaataaagatttgcaactaaagtatttcattcagtgatatctaggatgtggtattttagtgttccctttatttttttgagcaatgtatatacagtatatagtcattttttacattttaaaaattacaaaaaggaaaatgggctgatacaAAAGTGTGGGCTTCCTTCATTGTTAGTACGAAATAGCACTGCTTTTTGtaggtatcacagcttgtaaaagctTTTGTAGCCATCGAACAGTCTGTTGATcctttttcattcattcttccttggaaaattcttcctgttctgagattcctgggttgtcttgcatgcactgcaattttgaggtctagacacagattttctatgatgttcagatcagaggacagtggggccattttaaccccttcatgaccttgggatttttccttTTTCCGTGCTCGTttatcactcccctccttcccagagccataacttttttatttttccctcaatttggccatgtgagggcttattttttgcgggaagagttgtacttttgaacgacatcattggttttaccatctcgtgtactagaaaacgggaaaaaaattccaagtgcggtgaaattgcaaaaaaagtgcaatcccacacttgttttttgcttggcttttttgctaggttcactaaatgctaaaactgacctgccattatgattctccaggtcactacgagttcatagacacctaacatgactaggttattttttacctaagtggtggaaaaaaattccaaactttgctaaaaaaaaaaagaaaaattgtgccattttccgatactcgtagcgtctccatttttcatgatctggggtcggttgagggcttattttttgcgtgccgagctggcgtttttaatgatatcattttagtgcagatatgttcttttgatcgcccgttattgcattttaatgcaatgtcacggcaaccaaaaaaacgtaattctggcgtttcgattttttttctcgttacgccgtttagcgatctggttaatgcttttttttattgatagattgggcgattctgaacgtggcgataccaaatatgtgtaggtttgatttttttttaattgatttattttgattggggcgaaaggggggtgatttaaacttttatattttttaaattttttttcactttttttttaatttttttttttctacttttttttttacttttgccatgcttcaatagcctccatgtgaggctagaagcaggcacagcacgatcacctctgctacatagcagcgatctgctgttcgctgccatgtagcagaaaatcaggtgtgctgtgagggtggcgctcacagctaccggcgatcagtaacgatagaggtctcaaggacctctatggttacaatggagaagcatcgccgacctctgatcatgtgacaagggtcggcgatgcgctcatatccggccgcccggccggatgcggtagttaaatgccgctgtctgcgtttgacagcggcatttaactagttaatagcggcgggtgaatcgcgatttcacctgccgctattgcgggcacatgtcagctgttcaaaacagctgacatttcccggctttgatgcgggctcaccgcggagccctgcatcaaagcaggggagctgacctcggacgtactatcccgtccgaggtcagtaaggggttaaaaccttcagcttgtgccttttgaggtcgtctattgtggattttaccATGTATTTACAATCATTATCTATTTAGAAAAGCCATCCTCTTTTAAACTTCAGCTTTTTTAGAGATGATATGTTtgcatttgttgaaatttcattgaatccatacttccctctacccgtgaaatgttccctgtgcccttGGCTGCaagacaaccccaaagcatgattgttgCATCCACATGCTTCAAGGCTGTCAAGATGTGTTTTTTCTGAAATTCTATCCTCTTTTTTCTCCCCACGtgcctttgatcattgtgaccaaagagtttGATTTTTATCTCATCTATGCACAGGACCTGTTTCCAAAATGTaaatctccaagagtgcccaaacatttgcatcagtccttttccgttttttttgttttttttcataaaatgcaaagtaaatgtgtcatctttaactctaggccttttagagatcattccatCTTTAACTTGTTTAACTtttaacaataacagtaattttgaccagcggtGCCCACATTTTTatatgtcactgacttgatttatgatgggGTCACAGGACTGGTGACTCAGCAGAAACACTCAATTCTGTGATAAAACAGACAGAAAATGTGGTACCCAGGCAGAGAATTGTTTCACCTAAGAAAGCTTCAACTTTGTGCCCGTTCTGTTTTGTCTGTATACTAACTTATCATAACTGACTTCCAAATGGACAGAAGATGTGGCATGTTCTAACCATGATCTGGAGCAGCTCTACATGGTCAGAtttagccattacacagtacaggcACATTtactgtataagattatctcagcacaggaacatttttttaatatatccaatgttggaacttattattattattccaagatctgttaatTAAAATGTGCTTTGTTCGTTATGCAACTCCTTTAAGTAGTCTGGAAAATGTTGCACCTCTCACCCAATGCCCCTTTATGAGCTAGATATCTGATAAGTAGGAAAAGTTACATAATTATGATGACATAATAATACATTTCATAATTTCCTCTGACCAGTGTAGTCATAAGCATAAAACAATCTTGTATCCATATTTTATTGTttgtaatatatactgtacatttgtaGATTCATAGTTTGATTTTTTTAACAGAATTTGTCATTAAAGTTTTCAAGAAAAAAATCTatggatggcctatccttagggtaAAACACCAATGTAAGTTCAGTGGAGGTCCAACTCCAGACACTACATCCAATCTGCAGTACAAAGATTTCCCAGAATGCCACATTTCATGGCTCACTCAAATGTGGGGCTGTGCCTGGTGCTACAATTCAACATCATTTTGTTGATTAGTAGTATTCTCAATGTTCAGAGCTAAAGGTAGGTCATCAATGTTTTCTAGAAAATGCTTTTATTTAGGTCAATtccttaataaagaaaaaaatctaaactttcaaCAACTTACAGTGCGTGAACTCATCCTAATAAGCTTGTCCAAGATCACCTTGATCATATTAATTTAAAATATATCTAAAACATAACAATTACATTTACTACAAGTAAGATAATACCCAGAAAAGTAACCACCAACTAGACTAGTGGAAATGTATTTCAAGTTACCCACAAAAATACTTCAAAAATTAGACTTCATATCCTTTAAAAATAGTAATACGTAGTAAATATCTGTTGGATGGATGTTCTACCTCTGAGATCTCCATTTATTTTGAGAAAGAGGGTCTCCGTAACCTTGTTTGCCAATAGAAAACATTCACCTACAGTACTGACTTCAGTGGAGAGGTGGCTCTCTCCACTGAAGTTGTTAGAagttataaaatgaattaaatgatgTTTGCACTACTCTTTCCATAACCTCCCACCTCATTGGATTCAATACATGGGCAACAAGCACGGGCATACAAGGGTCAAGGACCTCCCCTTTTCCTGCTAAGTGGGTATTTGGTAAACCTAAACCTATCAAGTATTAATGTACATAAATAAATTAGTCAGAACTACCCCTTTTACCATGCCGAATGTCAAGGATGCTGTACATATAGGTGCAAACTTTAAAACAATGGGTACTAATATGTTAAGTGAAAGAAAGATGATCCCGCTTactattttctatttattttcttAAAATCTCCATTATATTTGTTCCCACCAGTCTAGCACTCTTCCACTTTGAAAATCTAACGTTCAGTAACATATTACTTAATGGAACTCTCCAGTCAAATATTGCAATGGATATCTTTGGGAGTCTAAGCCAAGCACATAGCACACTCCAAGAAGCCTTTCCCTAGCCTCCTTTTGGCTCTCACCCTGACAAGCAACATTGCCATATGGTTCCTGATCTAGCACATGCACTGGACTGCCCTCCAAACGGTTAAATCTTATGTATCCAGCATTGTGTAGCTCAGACAGTTTCTGTGGATTTGCTGTGCTACCTAAAGTCTCCTCATGAAAATCTCCATTGCACATAACCCCAACCAGAACTGCATGCTCCTGGGCACCCTTCTCAGGCAATCCAGGCTCCAGCCCGCATGACAGTGCTAGAGCAACAAGCACTAGGTCGGTGCCATAGATGTGACGTATCCAATCACGCAGATAAAATCCACCCATCCGGGGGTTGATCTCCAGCAACCTTGGACCAGAGTCAGTCATCTTGAGTTCTACATTGAAAACCCCAGGGTAAAGTCCTAATGCTCTACAACTGCGTGAAGCAGCCTGAACTAACTGACAGCGACGCTCTTGACTAAGACGGGATGGAAGTGCTGCGGCAGTTTCAGTAAAACCAGGGAGTAAAGTTGGTCCATTGTCTGATACATAAGCTGCCAAAAGGCGCCCGTTGAATCCCAAGACCAAATCCACATCATGCTCAGAGCCTGTGATGTATTCTGCAAGCAGTAGAGGAGGTGTCTGAACTGTTTTCTTTACTGGTTCAACAAGGCTGGCATTGCTTACTCCATTTGATAGCCCCACTTCAGGGACAACTGACTGACAATTACAATTAGCGTCAATTTTGGGCGTACAATCTTTTTCATTACGACTGACCCCACCTGCATCTATGGCAAGTGGAGTCTTTCCATTACTTTCAAGCTTACATTCTTCTGGGTCTACCTCGATCTTTTTTACTAACCTCCTACACTCCTCTGCATCCTGGACTAACCGCACACCAACAGCTCCTGCTCCAGATTCTGGCTTTAAAACTAATGGGTATGAGAGAATTGATTCTGCTGCCTCTACCCCGCCTGTTCCAGGACCTAGGGGAAAGCAGGGTACAGCAAATGCCCCAGCATATGGAAAAGGTGGAGATGGTGCTGTCATGTTGAAGAGACACAACTGTGTTTGAGTTTTGCGCTTGGCAAGCCTCACAGCATTAGGAGGTGGACCAGGAAGACCTAGCTTATGACACAGGATAGCAGCAAGAATAGTACACTCATCCCAAAATGCCATACAACCAGAAAGATGTAGACCTTTTTCCCTAACTATAGATACAATGTTCTGTGCATGTTCCTCATCATCACAAGAGCAATCTTCATAATCATAATGGATGAAGGAGGTGACAAGTGATGAGGCAAAATGTCCTGGGTTTGACTCCACCAAATGGATCTGTAAAATAAGAAGTTAATGTCAAGTATGTAATATTTGAATACATTCATGAACTGTTCATGTGAAATCAAATTTGTTACTGGCAGCCACATTATGATAGGTTATATGTAGCCTTGGGCTCTTCTCTGTGACATAGACAAGCTCTCTTTCACCAAAGCAATAATTCAGGTTGCTTCACTAGCCTTTTATCTACAattatcttgcaattttcacagtggCCACTACAAATGTAGTAGACTGATACTTCCTGTCTTTTCAGAAACCGTTTTCAGCagactccttatcatcagaggcagtgtTATAATGATAGGTTATACCTCTATAcacagttgataacacaggatccaccaatcacaacaggCAATGCCACAGCTGCACTGCTCCCccttccttcacaatgacctttgcacacgctattCAGATACTTCAAAACAAAAGATAGGGTTAGGGGTCTGACCATTGTGACAATGTACATGGGTTATTTCTTGAAACAActggaagttagagtctaaaaaagctGAAGGGCCTACGTGAAAATTGCcaatattttaaaaaaagacatttaaCTCAAAATCCTGATTTAAACAAGGGGTCATTGTCTTTTAAAAGCGTCTCTTTGAGTCTAGGTGCATACAATATTCATTCTATCAGGCTAAAGCAAATTCCTAGGTTTATGACACTATATGTTACCTTGATCCCATAATTTTGAGCAGCATGCCAGATGAATTTTTTGCTTATGCCACCAGCTCCAATCACCAAAACCTCCTTTCCTTCCATCACATACGTCATAGAACGTCTAAGCATTGTTTCAATAAGAGGTCCCGATGCAGATTCGACAGTTGTAGATTTCCCAGTTTCCAGGCTTCCAAGAACACATTCATGGATTCCACAGCTCTCCAGACAGAGGTCAGTGGTTACACCAAGAATGACTGGTGATATCATGTAGTCGACACATGAAAGCAGCATATCAACACCTTGAAATATTAgaggggaaaaaaagagaaaactaATGTGTAAAGTTTGTCTTTTTGTCTTGCCTTCAAAGTTACTAAAGATACTAAGATTGAAGAACAGTCAACATTAGAAGATACCTTTGTCAGGCAGTGCATATATAAAATTTGGATTACCAGTACCAGACAAAGCAAATTTGGACACAGTTGATAGGAATTTTCTTAAGATCTAAAGGACACTTTATTTTTAAATAAGGCAATTCATATACTCCTAACAAGTAGCTACAATGGAAACAATTCTGTTAAATTGAGTGGAAGTTAGAGATTAATAATACAGCACAAGTGgaataataaaacttaacttttactcataAATATAGATAAAAGAGAATAAAGTCACCCAAAATATGATAAAAATTAGGGGTACAGTCTGATGCAAAAGACCTTAGAGACTGAATAACCCCAAATAGGATTCCAAACTCCGCATATAGCAACACCTGCGGAATATAGATGGCCCAAGGTACGATATACAAATCTGCTGCATAAAAAATTATATGTAACTAGCAGCATGAATGCACATACACCTGGTTGCACAAAAGATAATTGATCATCTTTAAACAATGGTGGCACCTCAAAAAAAGCGTGCCAAATAATAAACAGATATATGTTactggaaaaggaacaatctcaccaattccaacgGTGCGAGCACAGGAGCGCTGAATAGTCCCCGGTCAGGAGTACATCCAGAAATTTGATGGGAAATGACAACAAAAAGCCTCCAGCGGAGTAGAACCAGGGCGCATGCATAGCACAAGGCACTTTATCTCCTCATACAAGCCAGTCCCCTGATGAattagcttggaagaaacgcgttgggacaatgacacagggagagtgcagggcatgtgtatgcaggggtagttgtggactgcccttgtaagggcaggagctttggggatagttTATCAGTAGCCCCACAGGGATTGACAGAGTATTGTCATTTCCCATCAAATTTCTGGATGTACTCCTGACCGGGGACTATTCAGCGCTCCTGTGCTCGCACcgttggaattggtgagattgttccttttccagtAACATATATCTGTTTATTATTTGGCACGCTTTTTTTGAGGTGCCACCATTGTTTAAAGATGATCAATTATCTTTTGTGCAACCAGGTGTATGTGCATTCATGCTGCTAGTTACATATAATTTTTTATGCAGCAGATTTGTATATCGTACCTTGGGCCATCTATATTCCGCAGGTGTTGCTATATGCGGAGTTTGGAATCCTATTTGGGGTTATTCAGTCTCTAAGGTCTTTTGCATCAGACTGTACCCCTAATTTTTATCATATTTTGGGTGACTTTATTCTCTTTTATCTATATTtatgagtaaaagttaagttttattattcCACTTGTGctgtattattatttatatttctaGTGGTACCATCTGTGTGTTTTCAGAAGTACAGATCTTGCTATTTTTGAAGTTAGAGATTACCAAAAGATGGGGATTTTATTTGTTTTTCTCAGTAATAGTGCCATTTTTGTCTACAGGCTGTGTGCAGTATTGCAGCTCAGGCCCTTACATGTGGATGGGCCCTAGGTGCAACACCAGACACATCCTATGGACCGGAGTGGAGCTGTTTCTGGAAGAATCTTTCTTCTCGTTTAAGTACCATAAGGGGGAGCAACATGAGCATATAAAGGAAGGAGGGTACTAAGGCTTGAGGGAAAATTGCAGTTATGTTGTGGTTTTTTACAGAAACTGAGAAAAAATGAGACCAAACTGCTTTGTGTAATGATACCGGGCATGAATGGGTGCAGTATGAAGGTATGATTTAAGGAGTACAAAGAAAATTACATGGTgcctgcctacagtgaaacatggtggtggcagtgtttaTATTTGAGGCTGCATTAGTGCTGCTGGTGTTgtaaagctacatttcattgatatcatgaattcacagatgtactgctctatattgaatggGAAGATGCTACTATCACTCCGTGCCTTTGGTAGaactgcacttttccaacatgataaTGAGCCAATACACAACTAAGGTCACTGTTGCATTTCTAAAGAACTGGATGAAAGTGATTCAGTgaccaagtatgtctcctgatctgaacacaaCCGAACACCTCTGGGGAATTCTGAATAaataagttgagcatcactctccattcaGCATCCATACTCTAAGGGTACATGCCGATGGacaggaatagcagcgttttggatgaAACTCACCTGCGCTGCATCCTAAACACTGTGTTGTAcaatacaagcacagtggatgggatttattgaaatcacatgaccactgtgcttctatttgatgcTGCATAAACTCACCTGTGCTGCAAGTTTATGagtcacagcatgtcaatttctgttgccGAGACACATGGATGCATGATCTGTATTAGTTTTGTAGGTGTGTATTAGTCTGGTTATGGATCTGCGTTACTGGGTTCTGAGTTGGCGTCTGTATTAAGACACCATAGAATTTTGATGAAAGTTGAACAAACCCATCGACTTTTGTCAGCTCGGCCAACCATTTGATGGGTATGCGGGCTCAGACTTTCCCCCAAGAGATGATGTTAGAGGTGAGAAGGATCAGGCACTTCAAATTTCTACTGCTTCCCCATTTAAAACACATAAATGCTCATGTCTATGGAGGGAGTCTGTAGAGATATTGATCTGACAATTATTTCATGTTTATGGCCAGCTTTAGTTAGGGGTTCTAATTTTGAATGTGTATTCAAAGTGTTCTGTGCTAGAGTTTAGCTTAGCTTTGATACTCTGGTCATTGGAATGTAACAGTTTATAGAGTCTGTATTCTTTTAAGGGCTTTGGCCTgaggttcctatttattcctgtttCTGCATTTATTCTGAGGTTTGgtgcagtatggtggctcagtggttaccactgcagccttgcagcgttggaatcctgggttcaaatcccaccaaggacagcatctgcaaggagtttgtatgttctcctgtgtttgtgtgggtttcctcccacattccaaagacatactgatagggaatctagattgtgagccccatcagtgacagtgatgataatgtgt contains:
- the CARNS1 gene encoding carnosine synthase 1, encoding MLSLDQLILDHPMYSKDGELKEIWVPGVAPDGPPWEMRPSTETSQRKNNGDNEMQQHENVIDSYEDLQKVLINAGLPETEDRSKQPRTGHTMDTTTICVLGTPSFAMSILLEGSRQCPGKILLCLSTSWFCSASPSSTSLFIKQAVTFDFGGRTYLDTFSPPRRITYLSWLGGPQILMGEQLECPMGGSPQLSHLLANTLGVRILLDSKELPLSPALLLSNSYQLGPWGKYTPKAKTTKVVELYHKEGQEETIRQEISTYLTSLRMKGHQKVVLKTFWPYPGRSPNTSFYSSQDTLQVSDVVVGLFSELSQGQAVLLEGFVMTVPPRRIKPSPPPACISRCSVRPPELTIRLCAVVCRSRGDQPILSKVVCMVGRAEKPLCHRFTLPQSLDTTLELWGVLDDAQKRNIWVQIKEVSENTMKAIMEEEIKMSPKEKGGNKVQTDMLGVDMLLSCVDYMISPVILGVTTDLCLESCGIHECVLGSLETGKSTTVESASGPLIETMLRRSMTYVMEGKEVLVIGAGGISKKFIWHAAQNYGIKIHLVESNPGHFASSLVTSFIHYDYEDCSCDDEEHAQNIVSIVREKGLHLSGCMAFWDECTILAAILCHKLGLPGPPPNAVRLAKRKTQTQLCLFNMTAPSPPFPYAGAFAVPCFPLGPGTGGVEAAESILSYPLVLKPESGAGAVGVRLVQDAEECRRLVKKIEVDPEECKLESNGKTPLAIDAGGVSRNEKDCTPKIDANCNCQSVVPEVGLSNGVSNASLVEPVKKTVQTPPLLLAEYITGSEHDVDLVLGFNGRLLAAYVSDNGPTLLPGFTETAAALPSRLSQERRCQLVQAASRSCRALGLYPGVFNVELKMTDSGPRLLEINPRMGGFYLRDWIRHIYGTDLVLVALALSCGLEPGLPEKGAQEHAVLVGVMCNGDFHEETLGSTANPQKLSELHNAGYIRFNRLEGSPVHVLDQEPYGNVACQGESQKEARERLLGVCYVLGLDSQRYPLQYLTGEFH